One genomic region from Pogoniulus pusillus isolate bPogPus1 chromosome 40, bPogPus1.pri, whole genome shotgun sequence encodes:
- the EZH1 gene encoding histone-lysine N-methyltransferase EZH1 isoform X1, giving the protein MAAEKMEMATPATSKCIMYWKRKVKSEYMRLRQLKRFQANMGAKALFVANFAKVHEKTQILNEDWKKLRVQPVQLMKPVSGHPFLKQCTVESIFPGFPSQTLYMRTLNTVALVPIMYSWSPLQQNFMVEDETVLCNIPYMGDEVKEEDETFIEELINNYDGKVHGEEEMISGSVLISDAVFLELVNALNQYSDEEEEGHNDSEVKQEDGKEELPITRKRKRTAVEGTKKCSKKRFPNDMIFTAISSMFPEYGFPDDMKERYRELTEVSDPNVLPPQCTPNIDGPCAKSVQREQSLHSFHTLFCRRCFKYDCFLHPFHATPNVYKRKNRETKIEPDPCGADCFLWLEGAKEFAALHNPRSKCSGRRRRRHHVVGTSCSSAPASTVAETREGDSDRDTGNEWASSSSEANSRCQTPTKQKLIPACSQLFAVETPQEPVEWTGAEESLFRVFHGTYFNNFCSIARLLGTKTCKQVFQFAVKESLITKLPTNELMNPSQKKKRKHRLWAAHCRKIQLKKDNSPTQVYNYQPCDHPEHPCDSSCPCIMTQNFCEKFCQCNPDCQNRFPGCRCKTQCNTKQCPCYLAVRECDPDLCLTCGASEHWDCKVVSCKNCSIQRGLKKHLLLAPSDVAGWGTFIKESVQKNEFISEYCGELISQDEADRRGKVYDKYMSSFLFNLNNDFVVDATRKGNKIRFANHSVNPNCYAKVVMVNGDHRIGIFAKRAIQAGEELFFDYRYSQADALKYVGIERETDII; this is encoded by the exons ATGGCCGCGGA AAAAATGGAGATGGCCACTCCTGCCACGTCCAAGTGCATCATGTACTGGAAGAGGAAAGTCAAGTCTGAGTACATGCGGCTGCGGCAGCTCAAGAGGTTCCAGGCGAACATGGGAGCCAAG gctctgttTGTGGCCAACTTTGCAAAGGTTCACGAAAAGACTCAAATTCTGAAtgaagactggaagaagcttcGAGTCCAGCCAGTGCAACTGATGAAGCCAGTCAGCGGGCACCCATTCCTGAAGCAG TGTACTGTGGAGAGCATTTTCCCGGGGTTCCCAAGCCAGACACTGTACATGAGGACTCTGAACACAGTGGCACTGGTGCCCATTATGTACTCCTGGTCCCCCCTCCAGCAGAACTTCATG GTGGAGGATGAGACTGTCCTGTGCAATATTCCTTACATGGGGGATGAGGTGAAGGAAGAAGATGAAACTTTCATTGAAGAACTTATTAACAACTATGATGGGAAAGTGCATGGAGAGGAAG AAATGATTTCAGGGTCAGTCCTCATCAGTGATGCTGTGTTCCTGGAGCTGGTGAATGCCCTGAATCAGTACTcagatgaggaagaggaaggacacAATGATTCTGAGGTTAAACAAGAGGATGGAAAAGAGGAGCTGCCAATcacaagaaaaaggaagagaactGCAGTGGAAG gtACCAAGAAGTGCTCCAAGAAGCGTTTTCCCAACGACATGATTTTCACTGCCATCTCCTCCATGTTCCCCGAGTATGGCTTCCCCGACGACATGAAGGAGAG GTACCGGGAGCTCACGGAGGTGTCGGACCCCAACGTGCTGCCACCGCAGTGCACGCCCAACATCGACGGGCCCTGCGCCAAGTCAGTGCAGCGGGAGCAGTCCCTGCACTCCTTCCACACCCTCTTTTGCCGCCGCTGCTTCAAGTACGACTGCTTCCTGCACC CTTTTCATGCCACTCCTAACGTGTACAAACGAAAGAACAGAGAGACCAAGATCGAGCCTGATCCATGCGGCGCCGACTGCTTCCTCTGGCTG GAAGGGGCCAAGGAGTTTGCTGCACTGCACAACCCCCGGTCCAAGTGCTCCGGCCGGCGCCGCCGGAGGCACCACGTGGTGGGCACTTCGTGCTCCAGCGCCCCTGCCTCCACCGTGGCGGAGACGAGGGAGGGCGACAGCGACCGCGACACGGGCAACGAGTGGGCTTCGAGCTCCTCGG AGGCAAACTCCCGCTGCCAGACCCCCACCAAGCAGAAGCTGatcccagcctgctcccagctgtTTGCAGTGGAGACTCCACAGGAGCCAGTTGAGTGGACGGGAGCTGAGGAGTCTCTCTTCCGTGTCTTCCATGGGACCTACTTCAACAACTTCTGCTCcattgccaggctgctgggcacaaAGACCTGCAAGCAG GTCTTTCAGTTTGCCGTGAAAGAGTCACTCATAACAAAGCTGCCAACAAATGAGTTAATGAACCCATcccagaagaagaaaaggaaacacaG gctgtgggctgcacacTGCAGGAAGATTCAGCTAAAGAAAG ACAATTCTCCTACCCAGGTGTACAACTACCAGCCCTGCGACCACCCTGAGCACCCCTGCGACAGCTCCTGCCCTTGCATCATGACCCAGAATTTCTGTGAGAAGTTCTGCCAGTGCAACCCAGACT gtcAGAACCGCTTCCCGGGCTGCCGCTGCAAAACGCAGTGCAACACCAAGCAGTGCCCCTGCTACCTGGCAGTGCGCGAGTGCGACCCGGACCTCTGCCTGACCTGCGGTGCCTCAGAGCACTGGGACTGCAAAGTGGTGTCCTGCAAGAACTGCAGCATCCAGCGAGGCCTCAAAAAG CATCTGTTGTTGGCACCCTCGGATGTTGCTGGCTGGGGCACCTTCATCAAGGAATCTGTGCAGAAGAATGAGTTCATCTCCGAGTACTGTGGTGAG CTGATCTCTCAGGATGAGGCTGACCGGCGAGGGAAGGTCTATGACAAGTACATGTCCAGCTTCCTCTTCAACCTCAACAATG ATTTTGTTGTTGATGCCACAcgcaaaggaaataaaattcgCTTTGCCAACCACTCAGTGAACCCCAACTGCTATGCCAAAG TGGTGATGGTGAACGGAGACCACCGGATAGGGATCTTTGCCAAGAGGGCCATCCAGGCGGGAGAGGAGCTCTTCTTCGACTACAG GTACAGCCAGGCAGATGCCCTGAAGTACGTTGGCATAGAGAGGGAGACGGACATCATCTAG
- the EZH1 gene encoding histone-lysine N-methyltransferase EZH1 isoform X3 — translation MAAEKMEMATPATSKCIMYWKRKVKSEYMRLRQLKRFQANMGAKALFVANFAKVHEKTQILNEDWKKLRVQPVQLMKPVSGHPFLKQCTVESIFPGFPSQTLYMRTLNTVALVPIMYSWSPLQQNFMVEDETVLCNIPYMGDEVKEEDETFIEELINNYDGKVHGEEEMISGSVLISDAVFLELVNALNQYSDEEEEGHNDSEVKQEDGKEELPITRKRKRTAVEGTKKCSKKRFPNDMIFTAISSMFPEYGFPDDMKERYRELTEVSDPNVLPPQCTPNIDGPCAKSVQREQSLHSFHTLFCRRCFKYDCFLHPFHATPNVYKRKNRETKIEPDPCGADCFLWLEGAKEFAALHNPRSKCSGRRRRRHHVVGTSCSSAPASTVAETREGDSDRDTGNEWASSSSEANSRCQTPTKQKLIPACSQLFAVETPQEPVEWTGAEESLFRVFHGTYFNNFCSIARLLGTKTCKQVFQFAVKESLITKLPTNELMNPSQKKKRKHRLWAAHCRKIQLKKDNSPTQVYNYQPCDHPEHPCDSSCPCIMTQNFCQNRFPGCRCKTQCNTKQCPCYLAVRECDPDLCLTCGASEHWDCKVVSCKNCSIQRGLKKHLLLAPSDVAGWGTFIKESVQKNEFISEYCGELISQDEADRRGKVYDKYMSSFLFNLNNDFVVDATRKGNKIRFANHSVNPNCYAKVVMVNGDHRIGIFAKRAIQAGEELFFDYRYSQADALKYVGIERETDII, via the exons ATGGCCGCGGA AAAAATGGAGATGGCCACTCCTGCCACGTCCAAGTGCATCATGTACTGGAAGAGGAAAGTCAAGTCTGAGTACATGCGGCTGCGGCAGCTCAAGAGGTTCCAGGCGAACATGGGAGCCAAG gctctgttTGTGGCCAACTTTGCAAAGGTTCACGAAAAGACTCAAATTCTGAAtgaagactggaagaagcttcGAGTCCAGCCAGTGCAACTGATGAAGCCAGTCAGCGGGCACCCATTCCTGAAGCAG TGTACTGTGGAGAGCATTTTCCCGGGGTTCCCAAGCCAGACACTGTACATGAGGACTCTGAACACAGTGGCACTGGTGCCCATTATGTACTCCTGGTCCCCCCTCCAGCAGAACTTCATG GTGGAGGATGAGACTGTCCTGTGCAATATTCCTTACATGGGGGATGAGGTGAAGGAAGAAGATGAAACTTTCATTGAAGAACTTATTAACAACTATGATGGGAAAGTGCATGGAGAGGAAG AAATGATTTCAGGGTCAGTCCTCATCAGTGATGCTGTGTTCCTGGAGCTGGTGAATGCCCTGAATCAGTACTcagatgaggaagaggaaggacacAATGATTCTGAGGTTAAACAAGAGGATGGAAAAGAGGAGCTGCCAATcacaagaaaaaggaagagaactGCAGTGGAAG gtACCAAGAAGTGCTCCAAGAAGCGTTTTCCCAACGACATGATTTTCACTGCCATCTCCTCCATGTTCCCCGAGTATGGCTTCCCCGACGACATGAAGGAGAG GTACCGGGAGCTCACGGAGGTGTCGGACCCCAACGTGCTGCCACCGCAGTGCACGCCCAACATCGACGGGCCCTGCGCCAAGTCAGTGCAGCGGGAGCAGTCCCTGCACTCCTTCCACACCCTCTTTTGCCGCCGCTGCTTCAAGTACGACTGCTTCCTGCACC CTTTTCATGCCACTCCTAACGTGTACAAACGAAAGAACAGAGAGACCAAGATCGAGCCTGATCCATGCGGCGCCGACTGCTTCCTCTGGCTG GAAGGGGCCAAGGAGTTTGCTGCACTGCACAACCCCCGGTCCAAGTGCTCCGGCCGGCGCCGCCGGAGGCACCACGTGGTGGGCACTTCGTGCTCCAGCGCCCCTGCCTCCACCGTGGCGGAGACGAGGGAGGGCGACAGCGACCGCGACACGGGCAACGAGTGGGCTTCGAGCTCCTCGG AGGCAAACTCCCGCTGCCAGACCCCCACCAAGCAGAAGCTGatcccagcctgctcccagctgtTTGCAGTGGAGACTCCACAGGAGCCAGTTGAGTGGACGGGAGCTGAGGAGTCTCTCTTCCGTGTCTTCCATGGGACCTACTTCAACAACTTCTGCTCcattgccaggctgctgggcacaaAGACCTGCAAGCAG GTCTTTCAGTTTGCCGTGAAAGAGTCACTCATAACAAAGCTGCCAACAAATGAGTTAATGAACCCATcccagaagaagaaaaggaaacacaG gctgtgggctgcacacTGCAGGAAGATTCAGCTAAAGAAAG ACAATTCTCCTACCCAGGTGTACAACTACCAGCCCTGCGACCACCCTGAGCACCCCTGCGACAGCTCCTGCCCTTGCATCATGACCCAGAATTTCT gtcAGAACCGCTTCCCGGGCTGCCGCTGCAAAACGCAGTGCAACACCAAGCAGTGCCCCTGCTACCTGGCAGTGCGCGAGTGCGACCCGGACCTCTGCCTGACCTGCGGTGCCTCAGAGCACTGGGACTGCAAAGTGGTGTCCTGCAAGAACTGCAGCATCCAGCGAGGCCTCAAAAAG CATCTGTTGTTGGCACCCTCGGATGTTGCTGGCTGGGGCACCTTCATCAAGGAATCTGTGCAGAAGAATGAGTTCATCTCCGAGTACTGTGGTGAG CTGATCTCTCAGGATGAGGCTGACCGGCGAGGGAAGGTCTATGACAAGTACATGTCCAGCTTCCTCTTCAACCTCAACAATG ATTTTGTTGTTGATGCCACAcgcaaaggaaataaaattcgCTTTGCCAACCACTCAGTGAACCCCAACTGCTATGCCAAAG TGGTGATGGTGAACGGAGACCACCGGATAGGGATCTTTGCCAAGAGGGCCATCCAGGCGGGAGAGGAGCTCTTCTTCGACTACAG GTACAGCCAGGCAGATGCCCTGAAGTACGTTGGCATAGAGAGGGAGACGGACATCATCTAG
- the EZH1 gene encoding histone-lysine N-methyltransferase EZH1 isoform X2, with translation MEMATPATSKCIMYWKRKVKSEYMRLRQLKRFQANMGAKALFVANFAKVHEKTQILNEDWKKLRVQPVQLMKPVSGHPFLKQCTVESIFPGFPSQTLYMRTLNTVALVPIMYSWSPLQQNFMVEDETVLCNIPYMGDEVKEEDETFIEELINNYDGKVHGEEEMISGSVLISDAVFLELVNALNQYSDEEEEGHNDSEVKQEDGKEELPITRKRKRTAVEGTKKCSKKRFPNDMIFTAISSMFPEYGFPDDMKERYRELTEVSDPNVLPPQCTPNIDGPCAKSVQREQSLHSFHTLFCRRCFKYDCFLHPFHATPNVYKRKNRETKIEPDPCGADCFLWLEGAKEFAALHNPRSKCSGRRRRRHHVVGTSCSSAPASTVAETREGDSDRDTGNEWASSSSEANSRCQTPTKQKLIPACSQLFAVETPQEPVEWTGAEESLFRVFHGTYFNNFCSIARLLGTKTCKQVFQFAVKESLITKLPTNELMNPSQKKKRKHRLWAAHCRKIQLKKDNSPTQVYNYQPCDHPEHPCDSSCPCIMTQNFCEKFCQCNPDCQNRFPGCRCKTQCNTKQCPCYLAVRECDPDLCLTCGASEHWDCKVVSCKNCSIQRGLKKHLLLAPSDVAGWGTFIKESVQKNEFISEYCGELISQDEADRRGKVYDKYMSSFLFNLNNDFVVDATRKGNKIRFANHSVNPNCYAKVVMVNGDHRIGIFAKRAIQAGEELFFDYRYSQADALKYVGIERETDII, from the exons ATGGAGATGGCCACTCCTGCCACGTCCAAGTGCATCATGTACTGGAAGAGGAAAGTCAAGTCTGAGTACATGCGGCTGCGGCAGCTCAAGAGGTTCCAGGCGAACATGGGAGCCAAG gctctgttTGTGGCCAACTTTGCAAAGGTTCACGAAAAGACTCAAATTCTGAAtgaagactggaagaagcttcGAGTCCAGCCAGTGCAACTGATGAAGCCAGTCAGCGGGCACCCATTCCTGAAGCAG TGTACTGTGGAGAGCATTTTCCCGGGGTTCCCAAGCCAGACACTGTACATGAGGACTCTGAACACAGTGGCACTGGTGCCCATTATGTACTCCTGGTCCCCCCTCCAGCAGAACTTCATG GTGGAGGATGAGACTGTCCTGTGCAATATTCCTTACATGGGGGATGAGGTGAAGGAAGAAGATGAAACTTTCATTGAAGAACTTATTAACAACTATGATGGGAAAGTGCATGGAGAGGAAG AAATGATTTCAGGGTCAGTCCTCATCAGTGATGCTGTGTTCCTGGAGCTGGTGAATGCCCTGAATCAGTACTcagatgaggaagaggaaggacacAATGATTCTGAGGTTAAACAAGAGGATGGAAAAGAGGAGCTGCCAATcacaagaaaaaggaagagaactGCAGTGGAAG gtACCAAGAAGTGCTCCAAGAAGCGTTTTCCCAACGACATGATTTTCACTGCCATCTCCTCCATGTTCCCCGAGTATGGCTTCCCCGACGACATGAAGGAGAG GTACCGGGAGCTCACGGAGGTGTCGGACCCCAACGTGCTGCCACCGCAGTGCACGCCCAACATCGACGGGCCCTGCGCCAAGTCAGTGCAGCGGGAGCAGTCCCTGCACTCCTTCCACACCCTCTTTTGCCGCCGCTGCTTCAAGTACGACTGCTTCCTGCACC CTTTTCATGCCACTCCTAACGTGTACAAACGAAAGAACAGAGAGACCAAGATCGAGCCTGATCCATGCGGCGCCGACTGCTTCCTCTGGCTG GAAGGGGCCAAGGAGTTTGCTGCACTGCACAACCCCCGGTCCAAGTGCTCCGGCCGGCGCCGCCGGAGGCACCACGTGGTGGGCACTTCGTGCTCCAGCGCCCCTGCCTCCACCGTGGCGGAGACGAGGGAGGGCGACAGCGACCGCGACACGGGCAACGAGTGGGCTTCGAGCTCCTCGG AGGCAAACTCCCGCTGCCAGACCCCCACCAAGCAGAAGCTGatcccagcctgctcccagctgtTTGCAGTGGAGACTCCACAGGAGCCAGTTGAGTGGACGGGAGCTGAGGAGTCTCTCTTCCGTGTCTTCCATGGGACCTACTTCAACAACTTCTGCTCcattgccaggctgctgggcacaaAGACCTGCAAGCAG GTCTTTCAGTTTGCCGTGAAAGAGTCACTCATAACAAAGCTGCCAACAAATGAGTTAATGAACCCATcccagaagaagaaaaggaaacacaG gctgtgggctgcacacTGCAGGAAGATTCAGCTAAAGAAAG ACAATTCTCCTACCCAGGTGTACAACTACCAGCCCTGCGACCACCCTGAGCACCCCTGCGACAGCTCCTGCCCTTGCATCATGACCCAGAATTTCTGTGAGAAGTTCTGCCAGTGCAACCCAGACT gtcAGAACCGCTTCCCGGGCTGCCGCTGCAAAACGCAGTGCAACACCAAGCAGTGCCCCTGCTACCTGGCAGTGCGCGAGTGCGACCCGGACCTCTGCCTGACCTGCGGTGCCTCAGAGCACTGGGACTGCAAAGTGGTGTCCTGCAAGAACTGCAGCATCCAGCGAGGCCTCAAAAAG CATCTGTTGTTGGCACCCTCGGATGTTGCTGGCTGGGGCACCTTCATCAAGGAATCTGTGCAGAAGAATGAGTTCATCTCCGAGTACTGTGGTGAG CTGATCTCTCAGGATGAGGCTGACCGGCGAGGGAAGGTCTATGACAAGTACATGTCCAGCTTCCTCTTCAACCTCAACAATG ATTTTGTTGTTGATGCCACAcgcaaaggaaataaaattcgCTTTGCCAACCACTCAGTGAACCCCAACTGCTATGCCAAAG TGGTGATGGTGAACGGAGACCACCGGATAGGGATCTTTGCCAAGAGGGCCATCCAGGCGGGAGAGGAGCTCTTCTTCGACTACAG GTACAGCCAGGCAGATGCCCTGAAGTACGTTGGCATAGAGAGGGAGACGGACATCATCTAG
- the RAMP2 gene encoding receptor activity-modifying protein 2, producing MAPSAQKGSGCLSRGLLLLWALLGTGLCHTGAEVEDSSQDARTSTPVVVSNWTVTAQLVEETYTNLTQQCWEYFVDMMRNVTASELCEWKVISRPYSFLQHCLEAWADRLRYGYPNTLAEQYIFQSHHRYFHNCTLQHQVYFDPPEDVLLAMIIAPICLIPFLVTLVIWRSKDGKAQP from the exons ATGGCACCGAGCGCGCAGAAGGGCTCCGGCTGCCTCTCccgagggctgctgctgctctggg cactcctggGTACTGGGCTCTGCCATACAGGTGCCGAGGTGGAGGACTCCAGCCAGGATGCTAGGACGAGCACACCCGTGGTTGTGTCCAACTGGACAGTGACAGCCCAGCTCGTGG AGGAGACCTACACCAACttgacacagcagtgctgggagtaCTTTGTTGACATGATGAGGAATGTGACAGCGTCAGAGTTGTGCGAGTGGAAGGTCATCAGCAG GCCCTACagctttctgcagcactgcctagAGGCTTGGGCCGACCGCCTGCGCTACGGCTACCCCAACACGCTGGCGGAGCAGTACATCTTCCAGAGCCACCACCGCTACTTCCACAACTGCACCCTGCAGCACCAGGTCTACTTCGACCCCCCCGAGGACGTGCTGCTGGCCATGATCATCGCCCCCATCTGCCTCATCCCCTTCCTGGTCACTCTGGTCATCTGGCGCAGCAAGGACGGCAAGGCGCAGCCGTAA
- the VPS25 gene encoding vacuolar protein-sorting-associated protein 25, protein MSFAWPWQYSFPPFFTLQPNGETRQKQLSAWCALALAYSQQHRLPAMTVREAQDSPLFSNHRLQRKLPLESVQVVLEELRKNGNLEWLDKNKTSFLIMWRRPEEWGKLIYQWVLKNGLTNSVFTLYELVSGDDTQNEEFHGLDETMLLRALQALQQEHKAEIITLDDGRGVKFF, encoded by the exons ATGAGCTTCGCGTGGCCCTGGCAGTACAGCTTCCCGCCCTTCTTCAC GTTGCAGCCCAATGGCGAGACGcggcagaagcagctctcagcctggtGCGCGCTGGCGCTCGCCTACAGCCAGCAGCACCGGCTGCCGGCCATGACGGTGCGGGAGGCGCAGGACAgtcccctcttctccaaccACCGCCTGCAGC GGAAGCTCCCGCTGGAGTCCGTCCaggtggtgctggaggagctccgCAAGAACG GGAATCTGGAATGGTTAGATAAGAACAAAACCAGTTTTCTGATCATGTGGAGGAGACCAGAAGAGTGGGGAAAACTCATCTATCAGTGG gtgctgaaGAACGGTTTGACCAACTCTGTGTTCACGCTGTATGAACTGGTCAGTGGAGATGACACACAGAACGAAG AGTTCCACGGCTTGGATGAGACAATGCTGCTCCGTGCCCTTCAAGCCTTGCAGCAAGAGCACAAGGCTGAAATTATCACACTGGATGATGGCCGAGGTGTGAAGTTCTTCTAA